In one window of Rhinopithecus roxellana isolate Shanxi Qingling chromosome 15, ASM756505v1, whole genome shotgun sequence DNA:
- the LOC104670779 gene encoding LOW QUALITY PROTEIN: olfactory receptor 4C11 (The sequence of the model RefSeq protein was modified relative to this genomic sequence to represent the inferred CDS: deleted 1 base in 1 codon) → MQQNHSVTEFILLGLTQDPLRQKIVFVIFLIFYMGTVVGNTLIFVTIKSSRTLGSPMYFFLFYLSIADSCFSTSTAPRLIVDALSAKKIISYNECMTQVFGLHLFGCMEIFVLILMAVDRYVAICKPLSYPTIMSRQVCIILIVLAWIGSIIHSMAQMILALRLPFCGPNLIDHYCCDLQPLLKLACMDTYMINLLFVSNSGAVCSSAFMILIISYIVILHSLRNHSAEGRKKALSTCTSHIIVVILFFGPCIFIYTRPPTTFPMDKTVAVFYTIGTPFLNPLIYTLRNAEVKNAMRKLWHGKIISENKG, encoded by the exons ATGCAGCAAAATCACAGTGTGACTGAATTCATACTGTTAGGATTAACACAGGATCCCTTGAGGCAGAAAATAGTGTTTGTGATATTCTTAATTTTCTATATGGGAACTGTAGTGGGGAATACGCTCATTTTTGTGACCATCAAGTCCAGCCGGACACTAGGAAGCCCCATGTACTTCTTCCTATTTTATTTGTCCATTGCTGATTCCTGCTTTTCAACTTCCACAGCCCCTAGATTAATTGTGGATGCTCTCTCTGCAAAGAAAATTATATCCTACAACGAGTGCATGACACAAGTCTTTGGGCTACATTTATTTGGCTGCATGGAGATCTTTGTCCTCATCCTCATGGCTGTTGATCGCTATGTGGCCATCTGTAAGCCCTTGAGTTACCCAACCATCATGAGCCGGCAGGTCTGCATCATCCTGATTGTTCTTGCCTGGATAGGGTCTATTATACACTCTATGGCTCAGATGATCCTGGCCTTAAGATTGCCTTTCTGTGGACCCAATTTGATTGATCATTATTGCTGTGATTTGCAGCCCTTGTTGAAACTTGCCTGCATGGACACTTACATGATCAACCTGCTGTTCGTGTCTAACAGTGGGGCAGTTTGCTCAAGT GCTTTCATGATTTTGATAATTTCATATATTGTCATCTTGCATTCACTGAGAAACCACAGTGCAGAAGGGAGGAAAAAGGCTCTCTCCACTTGCACTTCTCACATAATTGTAGTCATCTTATTCTTTGGCCCGTGCATATTCATATATACACGCCCCCCAACCACTTTCCCCATGGATAAGACAGTGGCAGTATTTTATACTATTGGAACACCATTTCTCAATCCACTCATCTACACACTGAGAAATGCAGAAGTGAAAAATGCCATGAGAAAGTTATGGCATggcaaaattatttcagaaaacaaaggATAA
- the LOC104670783 gene encoding LOW QUALITY PROTEIN: olfactory receptor 4P4 (The sequence of the model RefSeq protein was modified relative to this genomic sequence to represent the inferred CDS: inserted 2 bases in 1 codon; substituted 2 bases at 2 genomic stop codons) produces the protein MTLSGEIAFLALEMGERPTLKNIHFDCKALLEKSMNFPTFHQCTQLIHQMYFFLNYLSLSDLCYTSTVTPKLMADLLIXTISYNNCMIXLFTTHFFGGIEIFILTGMAYDRYVAICKPLNYTIIMSRQRCNTIVIVCCTGGFIHSASQFLLTIFVPFCGPNEIDHYFCDVYPLLKLACSNIHTIGLLVIANLGLIALVTFVVLMLSYVFILYTIRTYSAESLSKALSTCSSHVMVVVLFFAPALFIYTRLVTMFSEDKVFALFYTIIAPMFNPLIYTLRNREMKNTMRKVWCCQILLKGNXLF, from the exons ATGACTCTGAGCGGGGAAATTGCATTCTTGGCATTAGAGATGGGAGAAAgacctactttaaaaaatattcactttG ATTGTAAAGCACTTCTAGAAAAGTCCATGAATTTCCCCACCTTCCACCAGTGCACCCAGCTCATTCACCAAATGTATTTCTTCCTCAATTACCTCTCACTCTCTGACCTTTGCTACACATCCACAGTGACCCCCAAATTAATGGCTGACTTATTGAT GACCATTTCTTATAATAACTGCATGATATAACTCTTTACCACCCATTTTTTTGGAGGCATAGAGATCTTCATTCTCACAGGGATGGCCTATGACCGCtatgtggccatctgcaagccccTGAACTACACCATCATCATGAGTAGGCAAAGGTGTAACACAATCGTCATAGTCTGTTGTACTGGAGGGTTTATACACTCTGCCAGTCAGTTTCTTCTCACCATCTTTGTACCGTTTTGTGGCCCAAATGAGATAGATCACTACTTCTGTGATGTGTATCCTTTGCTGAAATTGGCTTGTTCTAATATACACACGATAGGTCTCTTAGTCATTGCTAATTTGGGCTTAATTGCTTTGGTGACATTTGTTGTCTTGATGTTGTCTTACGTTTTTATATTGTATACCATCAGAACATATTCTGCAGAGAGCCTCAGCAAAGCTCTTTCCACTTGCAGTTCTCATGTAATGGTTGTAGTCCTGTTTTTTGCACCTGCATTATTCATTTACACTAGACTGGTCACAATGTTCTCAGAAGATAAAGTGTTTGCCCTTTTTTATACCATCATTGCTCCCATGTTCAACCCTCTCATCTACACTCTGAGAAACAGGGAGATGAAGAACACCATGAGGAAAGTGTGGTGTTGTCAAATACTCCTGAAAGGAAATTAACTTTTCTGA
- the LOC104672891 gene encoding olfactory receptor 4S2, whose protein sequence is MEKINNVTEFIFWGLSQSPEIEKVCFVVFSVFYIIILLGNLLIMLTVCLNNLFKSPMYFFLSFLSLVDICYSSVTAPKMIVDLLAKDKTISYVGCMLQLFGVHFFGCTEIFILTVMAYDRYVAICKPLHYMTIMDQERCNKMLLGTWVGGFLHSIIQVALVVQLPFCGPNEIDHYFCDVHPVLKLACTDTYIVGGVVTVNSGTIALGSFVILLISYSIILVSLRTQSAEGRRKALSTCGSHIAVVIIFFGPCTFMYMRPDTTFSEDKMVAVFYTIITPMLNPLIYTLRNAEVKNAMKKLWGRNVFLEAKGKSWT, encoded by the coding sequence atggaaaaaataaacaacgtAACTGAATTCATTTTCTGGGGTCTTTCTCAGAGCCCAGAGATTGAGAAAGTTTGTTTCGTGGTGTTTTCTGTCTTCTACATAATCATTCTTCTGGGAAATCTCCTCATCATGCTGACAGTTTGCCTGAACAATCTGTTTAAGTCACCCATGTATTTCTTTCTCAGCTTCTTGTCTTTGGTGGACATTTGTTACTCTTCAGTCACAGCTCCCAAGATGATTGTTGACCTGTTAGCAAAGGACAAAACCATCTCCTATGTGGGGTGCATGTTGCAGCTCTTTGGAGTACATTTCTTTGGTTGCACTGAGATCTTCATCCTCACTGTGATGGCCTATGATCGCTATGTGGCTATCTGTAAACCCCTACATTATATGACCATCATGGACCAGGAGAGATGCAATAAGATGTTATTAGGGACATGGGTAGGTGGGTTCTTACACTCCATTATCCAAGTGGCTCTGGTAGTCCAGCTACCCTTTTGTGGACCCAATGAGATAGATCACTACTTTTGTGATGTTCATCCTGTGTTGAAACTTGCCTGCACAGACACGTACATCGTTGGTGGTGTTGTGACAGTCAACAGCGGTACCATTGCTCTGGGGAGTTTTGTTATCTTGCTAATCTCCTACAGCATTATCCTGGTTTCCCTGAGAACGCAGTCAGCAGAAGGCAGGCGCAAAGCCCTCTCCACCTGTGGCTCCCACATTGCCGTGGTCATTATCTTTTTCGGCCCCTGTACTTTTATGTACATGCGCCCTGATACTACCTTTTCAGAGGATAAGATGGTGGCTGTATTTTACACAATTATCACTCCCATGTTAAATCCTCTGATTTATACACTGAGAAATGCAGAGGTAAAGAATGCGATGAAGAAACTTTGGGGCAGAAATGTTTTCTTGGAGGCTAAAGGGAAAAGTTGGACTTAA